TAGGATTCACACGGATTCTTTTGGCTATGGGATCCAAAAACATTTTAACTTGTGGTCGGAGACGGTTCAGCATAAAACTAAATATGGACCTTCAATGGATATATACTTTGGATAGGAAATGGAAAAATTACGGTGAGTTATTAATGAAGATCATAAAAATAAATGAAGATATTCCAGAATCCGATAAAATAGAAATTGCCAGAAATGTAATGAAGCAAGGTTCTATAATAGTTTATCCTACAGATACAGTTTATGGAATTGGGGCTAACATATTAGATGAGAAAGCAATTTTAAAGGTTTTTTCAATTAAAAAAAGGCCTAAAAATAAACCATTATCAATATGTGTTTCAAGAATTCAGGACATAAAAAAGATTGCATATATGGATTTAAAAACCGAAGAGGTTGTAGCTAAAATCCTACCGGGGCCATTCACATTAATTTTAAAGAAAAAGAATAATGTATCACCTTTTTTGTCAGCAGGTAGTAACAAAATAGGAATTCGAATTCCTGATAACAAAGTTTGTAGAGAGCTCTCAAAGGATTTCCCAATTACAAGTACTAGTGCTAATATATCAGGTCATGATATTCCAGAATCAACTGAAGAAGTATTAAAACAGTTAGGATCTTCGGTTGATATGATATTGGATGCAGGTATATGTAAACATGGGATACCATCAACTGTAATTGATATGACCGTATATCCTCCTGAAATAATTCGTAAAGGAGCAGGATACGAAGTATTTATCGAATCAATGATTTAGAAAATTTCTTATATTTTCCTATTTAATTATCTAAAAGTTGCCCTAATATTTCAATGAATTTAAAAAATTGTAATCTAATTTACTGTTCAATATTCGATATATTTAAAATACTTGATTATTTAGTTAATATTTGAAGGGATATTTTGAAATCCTTTTATATTTTTAATGGAATATTTTAAAATTTATTGTGATATATTAATGGGAATATTTCTGTATTTTGTCAAACTTGCTTTATTTCATATATTTTAATGTAGATCATTGAAGTTATAATCGGTACTACTAATATTTTCAATGGGTACTTTGTTTTATGATGTTGCAAACTTATTTCTATCATTAATTCCAAATCAAAATTAAGAAATTTTAATTGATCGCTATTTAAGAAAATGAGTACAATTATATTATTCACGATTTATTGAATGAAATTATAGAGATATCTAGATTATGGGAGTTTTTATGAAGGTTTTATCGGATTTGAATGAGAATGGGAAGATACCTACAGGATCCCCTATTGATGTTATTATGGGTGGGGGAATAGAAAAAGGTTGTTTAACCCAGTTTTACGGGCCTCCAGGTTCTGGGAAGACCAATATAGTTTTACAGCTACTTGTTTGCTGTGCTAAAAATGGTGATAAGGCCATATTTATAGATACCGAGGGCGGATTATCTATAGAGCGAGTTAAACAAATATCAAACAACCAATTTGATGGATTTGCAAATAATATATTAATATTCGAACCAACAAGCTTTAATGAACAAATCGAAGTATTGAAGAAGGTAGAAGATCTTCTGGATTCTAAGCGAGAAAAGGTGGAATTAATTATATTGGATTCTGCAGTTGCACTCTACCGTCTTAAAGAGGGTGATTCAACTCAAACTAACCGTGAACTTGGTCAACAAATGGCTTTACTATCAAGAATCGCTAGAAAACATAATATTGCAGTGGTTATAACTAATCATATATATTCTGTGTTTGATGGGGATGGAGTTATTGAGCCAGTTGGAGGAACTATTCTTAAATATTGGAGCAAGATAGTAGTTGAACTTGTACGTGCCAATGGCCTTGGTGAAAGGTCTGCAATATTAAAAAGGCATCGAAGCAGGCCTGAAGGTCTCAGGGCTCGTTTCAGAATTGTTGATCATGGAATTGAATAAGAGAATAAATTTAAGAAAATAATTTTAAATGGTATTTGTACCATAAAGTGTCAATAAACTTATAGAATAAATTGGAAAAATACCTGGAAAAAACAGAAG
The Methanobacterium spitsbergense DNA segment above includes these coding regions:
- a CDS encoding L-threonylcarbamoyladenylate synthase, producing MKIIKINEDIPESDKIEIARNVMKQGSIIVYPTDTVYGIGANILDEKAILKVFSIKKRPKNKPLSICVSRIQDIKKIAYMDLKTEEVVAKILPGPFTLILKKKNNVSPFLSAGSNKIGIRIPDNKVCRELSKDFPITSTSANISGHDIPESTEEVLKQLGSSVDMILDAGICKHGIPSTVIDMTVYPPEIIRKGAGYEVFIESMI
- the radB gene encoding DNA repair and recombination protein RadB — encoded protein: MKVLSDLNENGKIPTGSPIDVIMGGGIEKGCLTQFYGPPGSGKTNIVLQLLVCCAKNGDKAIFIDTEGGLSIERVKQISNNQFDGFANNILIFEPTSFNEQIEVLKKVEDLLDSKREKVELIILDSAVALYRLKEGDSTQTNRELGQQMALLSRIARKHNIAVVITNHIYSVFDGDGVIEPVGGTILKYWSKIVVELVRANGLGERSAILKRHRSRPEGLRARFRIVDHGIE